The following are encoded in a window of Panicum virgatum strain AP13 chromosome 5N, P.virgatum_v5, whole genome shotgun sequence genomic DNA:
- the LOC120672990 gene encoding formin-like protein 5, producing the protein MAKRSSPFFPRMYATVIALAVVVFSSVVVDCSEVKDDAAATPDGGRGGWAPPAPRPGTVHHMCPDPEPECGHPGGGAPPPPPAQHRKIGRSG; encoded by the exons ATGGCCAAGAGGAGctctcctttctttccccgCATGTACGCGACGGTGATCGCCCTGGCAGTCGTCGTCTTCAGCTCCGTCGTCGTCGACTGCTCGGAGGTCAAAG ATGACGCGGCTGCAACTCCGGACGGAGGgcgcgggggctgggcgccgccggcgccgcggccgggcACCGTGCATCACATGTGCCCCGACCCGGAACCCGAGTGCGGAcaccccggcggcggagctccacctccgccgccggcgcagcacCGGAAGATCGGCCGGAGCGGGTAG